The following proteins come from a genomic window of Blastococcus sp. HT6-30:
- the thyX gene encoding FAD-dependent thymidylate synthase, which produces MPPVVPLRVQVIAQTQFTPPADVPWETDADGGQALAEFAGRACYESWGKPNPATATNAGYLRHILEVGHLAVLEHGTVSMYLSGVSRSLTHELVRHRHFSYSQLSQRHVPERDAAVVEPAVIAEDPELHARFVSATDAARAAYDDLLQGLAERLADVPHTTLRRRQALQAARSVLPNATETRIVVTGNYRAWRHFVAMRASEHADVELRELAVACLRELHRIAPNVFGDFRISTLADGTEVAASPFVTEG; this is translated from the coding sequence GTGCCCCCGGTCGTGCCGCTCCGAGTCCAGGTCATCGCGCAGACGCAGTTCACCCCGCCGGCGGACGTGCCGTGGGAGACCGACGCCGACGGTGGCCAGGCGCTCGCCGAGTTCGCCGGCCGGGCCTGCTACGAGTCGTGGGGAAAGCCCAACCCGGCGACGGCGACCAACGCCGGCTACCTGCGGCACATCCTCGAGGTCGGGCACCTGGCGGTGCTCGAGCACGGCACGGTGAGCATGTACCTGTCCGGCGTCTCCCGGTCGCTCACCCACGAGCTGGTCCGCCACCGGCACTTCTCCTACAGCCAGCTGTCCCAGCGCCACGTGCCGGAGCGCGACGCCGCCGTCGTCGAGCCGGCCGTCATCGCCGAGGACCCGGAGCTGCACGCCCGGTTCGTCTCGGCGACCGACGCCGCCCGCGCCGCCTACGACGACCTGCTGCAGGGCCTGGCGGAGCGCCTCGCCGACGTCCCCCACACGACCCTGCGTCGCAGGCAGGCGCTCCAGGCCGCGCGCTCGGTGCTGCCCAACGCGACCGAGACGCGGATCGTGGTCACCGGGAACTACCGCGCGTGGCGCCACTTCGTCGCCATGCGGGCCAGCGAGCACGCCGACGTCGAGCTCCGCGAGCTCGCGGTCGCCTGCCTGCGCGAGCTGCACCGGATCGCGCCCAACGTGTTCGGCGACTTCCGGATCAGCACGCTGGCCGACGGCACCGAGGTCGCCGCCAGCCCGTTCGTCACCGAGGGCTGA
- a CDS encoding DUF1232 domain-containing protein, which produces MDWLRVLLAVAGGLLLLWLLALALLWRDRPDGLTVRDSLRLLPDLLRLVRRLAADRSLPRAVRVRLWLLLAYLLSPVDLVPDVVPVLGYADDVVVTAWALRSVVRRAGDDALVRHWPGEAAGLAVVRRLAGLTPPPSPPG; this is translated from the coding sequence GTGGACTGGCTGCGCGTGCTGCTCGCCGTCGCCGGTGGTCTCCTGCTGCTCTGGCTGCTGGCGCTGGCCCTGCTGTGGCGCGACCGCCCGGACGGGCTGACCGTGCGTGACTCGCTGCGCCTGCTGCCCGACCTCCTGCGGCTGGTGCGCCGCCTCGCGGCCGACCGGTCGCTCCCCCGCGCGGTGCGCGTGCGCCTGTGGCTGCTGCTCGCCTACCTGCTGTCGCCGGTGGACCTGGTGCCCGACGTCGTCCCGGTGCTCGGCTACGCCGACGACGTGGTCGTGACGGCGTGGGCGCTGCGCTCGGTGGTCCGCCGGGCCGGCGACGACGCGCTGGTGCGGCACTGGCCCGGGGAGGCGGCGGGGCTCGCCGTCGTCCGCCGGCTGGCCGGCCTCACCCCTCCGCCCTCACCGCCCGGGTGA